The segment CCGCTATCAGCGAACTGAACATCGTTGTTGCTGGCACCAAGGACGCTGTCGTCATGGTGGAAGGTGAAGCCAAATTCGCCCCCGAATCCCTGATTGCCGATGCCATCGAATGGGGCCACGAGAAGATTCAGCCCATCCTGACCATGCAGGATGATCTGCGTGCCAAGATTGGTCAGCCCAAGCTTGAAGTCATCGCCCCGGTTGTGGACGAGGAAATCAAGGCTGCCGTCGAGGAAATCGCCACTCCCAAGCTCAAGGAAGCCCTATTCATCCCCACCAAGATGGAGCGCTACGCCGCCAAGGATGCCATCAAGGATGAAGTCAAAGCTGCCCTGGCCGAAAAGTTTGCCGATCAACCCGAGCGCCTCAAGGCCATCGGCGGCGTGCTCAAGGACATCACCAAAAAGATCGTCCGCACCAAGATCAAGGAAGACAAGACCCGCATCGATGGTCGTGATCTGACCACCGTGCGCCCCATCGGCATCGAAACCGGCCTGCTGCCCCGCACGCACGGCTCGGCTCTGTTCGCCCGTGGCGAAACCCAGGCCGTAGTTACCGCCACCCTCGGTTCCACCCGTGATGAGCAGCGTACCGACTCCCTGATTGGTGACGACATCAAGCGCTTCATGCTGCATTACAACTTCCCTCCCTACTGCGTGGGTGAGGCCAAGTTCATGCGCGGCCCCAGCCGTCGCGATATCGGTCACGGCACCCTGGCCCTGCGCGCCATCCAGCCGATCCTGCCCCCTCAGGACGAATTCCCCTTCACCCTGCGTGTGGTCTCCGAGGTCATGGAATCCAACGGTTCCTCCTCCATGGCTACTGTTTGTGGTGCTTCCCTGTCCCTGATGGATGCAGGTGTTCCCGTGACCAACGCCATTGCCGGTGTTGCCATGGGTCTGATCAAGGAAGGCGATGAGTACCTCGTGCTGACCGACATCCTTGGCGACGAGGATGCCCTCGGCGATATGGACTTCAAGGTGGCTGGTTCCAGCGAAGGCGTTACAGCCATTCAGATGGACATCAAGATCACCGGCATCCCGTCCGACGTGCTGCGTAACGCCCTGGCCCAGGCCAAGGAAGGTCGCAACCACATCCTGGCCGAGATGAACGAGATCATTGCCGAGCCTCGCCCGCAGCTGTCCTCTCATGCTCCGCAGCTGGAGATCGTTACGGTTAACCCCGAGAAGATTCGCTCCGTCATCGGACCCGGTGGCAAGAACATCAAGGCCATTACCGCAGCAACTGCGGCGTCCATCGACATCGAAGACGATGGCCGCGTGTTCATCTTCGCCCCCAATGCGGAGTCCATGGCCATGGCCCGTGAAATGGTGCAGTACCATGACCAGACCGCTGAAGTGGGCAAGGACTATGAAGGCCGCGTGACCAAGGTCATCGACTGCGGTGCAGTGGTCGAGATCCTGCCCGGCCTCGACGGTTTGGTGCACATCTCTCAGCTGGCCGAAGAGCGTATCGAAAACGTCTCCGATGTGGTCAAGCTGGGTGATACCTGCAAGGTCAAGGTCCTTGAGGTCGAGGCCAATGGCCGCGTCCGCTTGTCCCGTAAGGCCGTGTTGCTCGAAGCCCGCGGCGAGACCATCGACCTGGCCACCTTCGACAAGCGTCCCCCCCGTGGCCCTCGCGGCGGAGGCCGTGACAGCCGTGATAATCGTGGCGGTCGTGGTGGAGATCGTGGTGGTCGCGGTGGCGATCGCGGCGGCAGACGCTAGACTAACCGATCAATAATTCAACAAGGCCGGAAGCGACTCGTTCGCTTCCGGCCTTTTCTATTCCTCTGCCCAAAAGAAAGGCGGTGATGCATTGCATCACCGCCTTTCTTATTCAGCTTATCAGGAACTGCTATTTCTCAATCTTCGCCACATCCGATGCATCGATGGTGTAGCGCAAAATCTGCCCATCCACCCGCACGACCAGCTTGATCACATCGATCCCGACCTTGGCAGGGAAATAGATGTAACCCACTTTGGTGTAATCGGCG is part of the Desulfovibrio ferrophilus genome and harbors:
- the pnp gene encoding polyribonucleotide nucleotidyltransferase, giving the protein MKLEFNPTRVTTEVGGHEIIMETGKLAKQADGAIWVQSGGTVVLVTAVTQVLPEDRGFFPLTVEYKELAYAAGRIPGSFFRREIGRPSEREVLVCRLIDRPHRPLFPEGFRDEVQIIAQVHSADDTVNPDMLAICGASAALHISKIPFMGPIGAGRIGYVNNEFIFNPSYEQAAISELNIVVAGTKDAVVMVEGEAKFAPESLIADAIEWGHEKIQPILTMQDDLRAKIGQPKLEVIAPVVDEEIKAAVEEIATPKLKEALFIPTKMERYAAKDAIKDEVKAALAEKFADQPERLKAIGGVLKDITKKIVRTKIKEDKTRIDGRDLTTVRPIGIETGLLPRTHGSALFARGETQAVVTATLGSTRDEQRTDSLIGDDIKRFMLHYNFPPYCVGEAKFMRGPSRRDIGHGTLALRAIQPILPPQDEFPFTLRVVSEVMESNGSSSMATVCGASLSLMDAGVPVTNAIAGVAMGLIKEGDEYLVLTDILGDEDALGDMDFKVAGSSEGVTAIQMDIKITGIPSDVLRNALAQAKEGRNHILAEMNEIIAEPRPQLSSHAPQLEIVTVNPEKIRSVIGPGGKNIKAITAATAASIDIEDDGRVFIFAPNAESMAMAREMVQYHDQTAEVGKDYEGRVTKVIDCGAVVEILPGLDGLVHISQLAEERIENVSDVVKLGDTCKVKVLEVEANGRVRLSRKAVLLEARGETIDLATFDKRPPRGPRGGGRDSRDNRGGRGGDRGGRGGDRGGRR